One region of Chlorobiota bacterium genomic DNA includes:
- a CDS encoding NADH-quinone oxidoreductase subunit M, with protein MILLLTLLVPLVFALLLCAVPSGNKSLHKTITTVGSVVAFAASLALWFSFDKSNPGFQFTTNWMWIPSLDIGFRLGVDGMSLLMVVLTTFIFPISIVASYDSIRDREKMYYIMLLLLEFGLLGVFVSLDTFLFYIFWEVVLIPMYFLIGIWGGKDRIYAAMKFFIYTMAGSLLMLVAIIYLGQYGQNGGFTGDMQKLMTIAPSIPLDAQQWLFLAFALSFCIKVPLFPLHTWLPDAHTQAPTAGSVILAGVMLKMGTYGLIRFNLQLFPQASLHYADLIAILSVIGIIYGALVAMVQTDIKKLVAYSSVAHMGFVTLGIFSMTAEGVQGAVLQMVNHGLSTGMLFLLIGVIYERRHTREMSEFGGLSKSMPVYATFFFIAVLASVGLPGLNGFVGEYLTLIGAYLSDHLGSKLYAVVAASGVILAAVYLLILFQKMFFGPLTKSENASLKDLTGREVGMFVPIVILCLWIGFQPNTFLSVTETSSRAVVGVIEGLKGESRYADVAAARLNPNAPPKPVPVKGMENVKLAPTPPAGAPVPMPVPNSTNEPIRVKVPADGGPVQLPPPKK; from the coding sequence ATGATTCTTCTTCTGACGCTTCTGGTTCCGTTGGTCTTTGCGCTGCTGCTGTGCGCGGTTCCTTCCGGCAATAAGTCGCTTCATAAAACCATCACAACCGTTGGTTCTGTTGTTGCGTTTGCTGCTTCGCTTGCGCTCTGGTTCAGCTTCGATAAAAGCAATCCCGGCTTCCAATTCACCACCAACTGGATGTGGATTCCATCGCTGGACATCGGCTTCCGGCTTGGTGTTGATGGGATGTCGCTGCTGATGGTGGTGCTGACCACGTTCATCTTCCCCATCTCCATTGTTGCCAGCTACGACAGCATCCGCGACCGCGAGAAGATGTACTACATCATGCTGCTGTTGCTAGAGTTCGGGCTGCTTGGGGTGTTCGTCTCGTTGGATACGTTCCTCTTCTACATTTTCTGGGAAGTGGTCCTTATCCCGATGTACTTCTTGATCGGCATCTGGGGGGGGAAGGACCGGATCTACGCGGCGATGAAGTTCTTCATCTACACCATGGCTGGCTCGCTGCTGATGCTGGTGGCGATTATCTACCTGGGGCAGTATGGCCAAAACGGTGGCTTCACCGGCGACATGCAAAAGCTGATGACGATTGCCCCGTCCATCCCGCTCGATGCGCAGCAATGGCTCTTCCTGGCGTTTGCCCTCAGCTTCTGCATTAAAGTTCCCCTTTTCCCGCTTCATACATGGCTTCCCGACGCACACACCCAAGCGCCCACCGCTGGCTCGGTGATCCTTGCCGGGGTGATGCTGAAAATGGGGACCTACGGGTTGATCCGTTTTAACCTGCAACTCTTCCCGCAAGCCTCGCTCCACTATGCGGACCTGATCGCCATTCTTTCGGTGATTGGCATCATCTACGGCGCGTTGGTGGCAATGGTCCAGACGGACATCAAGAAGCTGGTGGCCTACTCATCGGTTGCCCACATGGGCTTCGTGACGCTGGGCATCTTCTCGATGACCGCCGAAGGGGTGCAAGGCGCGGTGCTGCAAATGGTCAACCACGGGCTTTCCACCGGGATGCTCTTCTTGCTGATCGGCGTGATTTACGAACGCCGCCACACCCGCGAAATGTCGGAGTTCGGTGGCCTGTCGAAGTCCATGCCGGTCTATGCCACGTTCTTCTTTATCGCCGTGCTGGCCTCGGTTGGGTTGCCAGGGCTGAACGGGTTCGTTGGGGAATATCTGACGCTGATCGGCGCGTACCTGTCGGACCACCTCGGCTCCAAACTCTACGCTGTGGTTGCGGCTTCTGGGGTGATCCTTGCGGCGGTCTATCTGCTGATCTTGTTCCAGAAAATGTTCTTCGGCCCGCTGACAAAATCGGAGAACGCTTCGCTGAAGGACCTGACGGGGCGCGAGGTTGGGATGTTCGTTCCCATCGTTATCCTTTGTCTGTGGATCGGCTTCCAGCCAAATACATTCCTGAGCGTTACCGAAACCAGCAGCCGCGCAGTGGTTGGGGTGATTGAAGGATTGAAAGGGGAGAGCCGCTACGCCGATGTTGCCGCCGCCCGGCTGAATCCAAACGCGCCGCCAAAACCGGTTCCGGTGAAAGGGATGGAGAATGTGAAACTTGCACCGACACCCCCTGCCGGCGCGCCTGTTCCGATGCCGGTTCCGAACTCCACCAACGAGCCAATCCGGGTGAAGGTTCCCGCCGATGGTGGTCCGGTCCAGCTTCCCCCACCAAAGAAGTAA
- a CDS encoding sodium:proton antiporter, protein MEHSIIAVSPWLILPFALLLAAIATMPFIAGDWWHKNYKWVAIGLGSGVAGWYLFGLHAEHRVWETLHEYLGFFAIMVGLFTVAGGIHITIKGRSTPNENLAFLVAGAVIANLVGTTGASMLLIRPYLRNNRYRVSAYHVVFFILIVSNAGGALTPIGDPPLFLGYLRGIPFFWITEHSVLPWLVAVVLLLGIFYWIDWRNFHRMPERLQHQVVAEGEKTIITGGHNLLWLGVVIGAVFIQNPPFLREGVMLAAAAVCYFTTKREIYASNKFTFEPVQEVGYLFIGIFLTMMPALDWLSANARAIGADSPSTLYWATGMLSAVLDNAPTYLTFLAASMGSAGMQIGSRADVLAFLGTHELQVVAISVAAVFFGAMTYIGNGPNFMVKSIAQHSGVTMPGFFGYIVKFSLPILLPILLIVWILFFL, encoded by the coding sequence TTGGAGCATTCGATCATTGCTGTTAGCCCGTGGCTGATTCTGCCGTTTGCGCTGCTGCTGGCGGCGATTGCCACCATGCCGTTTATCGCGGGGGATTGGTGGCACAAAAACTACAAATGGGTGGCGATTGGGCTGGGGTCCGGCGTTGCGGGGTGGTATCTGTTTGGGCTGCACGCCGAACACCGTGTGTGGGAAACCTTGCATGAGTATCTGGGCTTCTTCGCGATTATGGTGGGCCTGTTTACGGTTGCTGGGGGAATCCATATCACGATTAAAGGGCGTTCCACCCCGAACGAAAATTTGGCGTTCCTTGTTGCCGGCGCGGTGATTGCCAACTTGGTGGGAACAACCGGTGCCTCGATGCTTCTGATCCGCCCGTACTTGCGGAACAACCGGTATCGGGTCTCGGCCTATCACGTAGTCTTTTTCATCCTGATCGTCTCGAACGCTGGTGGCGCGCTGACCCCGATCGGGGACCCTCCGCTTTTTTTGGGCTACTTGCGGGGCATTCCGTTCTTCTGGATTACCGAGCATTCGGTGCTTCCGTGGCTGGTGGCGGTTGTTCTTCTGCTGGGAATCTTTTACTGGATTGATTGGCGCAACTTCCACCGGATGCCGGAACGGTTGCAGCATCAGGTGGTTGCCGAGGGGGAGAAAACGATCATCACCGGGGGGCATAACTTGCTGTGGCTTGGGGTGGTGATTGGGGCGGTGTTTATCCAAAATCCCCCGTTCCTTCGCGAGGGGGTGATGCTTGCGGCGGCGGCGGTCTGCTACTTCACAACAAAGCGGGAGATTTACGCCAGCAACAAGTTTACGTTCGAGCCGGTGCAGGAGGTTGGGTATCTGTTCATCGGCATTTTCCTAACGATGATGCCAGCGTTGGATTGGCTTTCGGCCAACGCCCGCGCAATCGGTGCCGATTCCCCCTCAACGCTCTATTGGGCAACCGGGATGCTGAGCGCGGTGCTGGACAACGCGCCAACGTACTTGACATTTTTGGCAGCTTCGATGGGATCCGCCGGGATGCAGATTGGCAGCCGTGCCGATGTTCTGGCATTCTTGGGGACCCACGAATTGCAAGTCGTCGCGATCTCCGTGGCGGCGGTCTTCTTTGGGGCCATGACCTACATCGGCAACGGGCCGAACTTCATGGTGAAATCCATTGCCCAGCATTCCGGCGTTACCATGCCCGGGTTCTTTGGGTACATCGTCAAGTTTAGCTTGCCGATACTGCTTCCGATACTCCTAATCGTCTGGATACTCTTTTTCCTATGA
- a CDS encoding NADH-quinone oxidoreductase subunit N, which produces MTQTDFLAALPIEIISLFALVIMLADALVERSTRLCQTLSIVGLLGGLAASVYAHITMPGQTAFSGMIVAGGMSTLYDIIFCGAGIMTVLLAREYLTRIGGMYDEFYTLLMMSIAGMMLMGHSADSMPMFVGLEVMSICFYVMAGLVRNKLSSNEAALKYFLLGAFASGFLLYGIALVYGSVGSTAYSAIAAKAISTQFPTLFWIGIGMMIIGLGFKVAAFPFHQWAPDVYHGAPTVVTGFMSTAGKAAAFSGFVGFIAPTMASMAPGLEKAKVILAFLAVGSMLVGNITALAQTNVKRMLAYSSVAHAGYLMIGLAAGNPAGWTGITYYLVAYLFMQIGAFAVVGVLERENGGNLTLDDYRGLGRRCPKLALVMSLFMFSLTGIPPFAGFFGKYYLFSAAIQADMTWLAIVGVVSSVISVWFYLGLVVTMYFREPLGEIEGGDTNLSTRTALALSIIGTLVVGLIPQVIINMVAR; this is translated from the coding sequence ATGACGCAAACAGACTTTCTTGCCGCACTACCGATTGAGATCATCAGCCTTTTCGCGCTGGTGATCATGCTTGCCGATGCCCTTGTTGAACGGAGCACACGGCTGTGCCAAACGCTTTCCATTGTGGGATTGCTTGGCGGGCTTGCCGCCAGCGTGTATGCCCATATCACCATGCCGGGCCAGACCGCTTTCAGCGGGATGATCGTGGCTGGCGGGATGTCCACGTTGTACGACATCATCTTCTGCGGGGCGGGGATTATGACCGTGCTGCTTGCACGGGAATACCTGACGCGGATTGGCGGGATGTACGACGAGTTCTACACCCTGCTGATGATGTCCATTGCCGGGATGATGCTGATGGGCCACTCCGCCGACTCCATGCCGATGTTTGTTGGGCTTGAGGTGATGTCCATCTGCTTCTACGTGATGGCCGGATTGGTGCGGAACAAACTTTCCAGCAACGAGGCCGCACTGAAGTACTTCCTGCTTGGCGCGTTTGCCAGCGGGTTCCTTCTGTACGGCATTGCCCTGGTGTATGGCTCGGTTGGCAGCACCGCCTACTCGGCGATTGCCGCAAAAGCCATATCCACCCAGTTCCCAACCCTTTTCTGGATTGGAATCGGGATGATGATTATTGGGCTTGGCTTCAAGGTTGCCGCCTTCCCGTTCCACCAGTGGGCGCCCGACGTTTACCACGGCGCGCCGACGGTGGTGACAGGGTTTATGAGCACCGCAGGGAAGGCCGCGGCCTTTAGCGGGTTTGTTGGGTTTATCGCCCCAACAATGGCAAGCATGGCCCCGGGGCTGGAGAAAGCAAAAGTGATTTTGGCGTTCCTTGCCGTTGGATCCATGCTTGTTGGAAACATCACCGCGCTGGCGCAAACCAATGTGAAACGGATGCTGGCCTACTCATCGGTTGCCCATGCCGGATACCTGATGATTGGCCTTGCTGCGGGGAACCCTGCCGGATGGACCGGCATCACCTACTACCTTGTGGCCTACCTGTTCATGCAGATTGGCGCGTTTGCCGTGGTTGGCGTTCTGGAACGCGAAAACGGCGGCAACCTAACCCTTGACGATTACCGAGGCCTGGGCCGCCGCTGCCCAAAACTTGCGTTGGTGATGTCGTTGTTCATGTTCTCGCTAACGGGCATTCCTCCGTTTGCCGGGTTCTTTGGCAAGTACTACCTGTTCAGCGCCGCAATTCAGGCCGACATGACGTGGCTGGCCATTGTGGGCGTTGTCTCGTCGGTGATCTCCGTTTGGTTTTACTTGGGCTTGGTTGTCACCATGTACTTCCGCGAGCCGTTGGGGGAGATCGAGGGGGGCGATACCAATCTTTCCACCCGCACCGCGCTGGCCCTTTCCATCATCGGCACGCTGGTGGTGGGATTGATCCCACAGGTGATTATCAACATGGTGGCGCGGTAA
- the hrcA gene encoding heat-inducible transcription repressor HrcA, with translation MGAVTTHSEHLRADTLSEREALVLRYIVQHYILTATPVGSRYLSKRLEEESISAATIRNVMADLEEKGYITHPHTSAGRVPTDLGYRLYVDGFVKAEPLTQSERTSIRRQLDVTAPTSVMMRDISRIIGDITQQLGIVTAPEILGSRLERIELVQLSTARLLVVLSLDSGLVRTITLEIHQEIGRERLLPVVEVLNQRLTGLTLVEIRASCHDRLRDVAVGDATRIVQAVIASNERIFSPGSDVGRVAISPAQNILRHPEFSSPEQLRGVVELIENEEMIIHLLEEHPGEENRVEVTIGSEHSDERLKEYSLITTRYQNGNSSGTIGLIGPRRMNYSRMITVVEYVARIISGPTYDR, from the coding sequence ATGGGAGCAGTAACCACACATAGTGAGCATCTTCGTGCCGACACGCTATCGGAGCGGGAAGCGTTGGTGCTTCGCTACATTGTGCAGCATTACATCCTGACGGCAACCCCGGTCGGTTCGCGCTATCTTTCCAAGCGATTGGAGGAGGAATCCATCAGCGCGGCCACCATCCGCAATGTGATGGCGGACTTGGAGGAGAAAGGGTATATCACCCACCCGCACACCTCGGCCGGAAGGGTCCCAACCGACTTGGGGTATCGGCTGTACGTTGATGGATTCGTGAAGGCCGAACCATTAACCCAATCCGAACGCACCAGCATCCGCCGCCAGCTTGACGTAACCGCCCCAACCTCGGTGATGATGCGCGACATCAGCCGCATCATCGGCGACATCACCCAGCAGCTTGGAATCGTCACCGCACCGGAAATTTTGGGGAGCCGTCTGGAGCGGATCGAGCTTGTGCAGCTTTCCACAGCGCGCCTGCTGGTGGTGCTTTCGCTTGATTCCGGGTTGGTCCGGACCATCACTCTGGAAATTCATCAGGAGATTGGACGCGAGCGATTGCTTCCGGTGGTGGAGGTCCTGAACCAGCGGCTTACCGGCCTTACCCTTGTGGAAATCCGCGCAAGCTGCCACGACCGCCTTCGCGATGTTGCCGTTGGCGACGCCACCCGAATCGTCCAAGCGGTGATTGCCAGTAACGAACGAATCTTTTCGCCAGGAAGCGACGTTGGGCGCGTGGCAATTTCTCCGGCGCAGAACATCCTTCGCCACCCCGAATTTTCCTCACCCGAACAGCTTCGCGGCGTTGTGGAGCTGATTGAAAATGAGGAGATGATTATCCACCTGTTAGAAGAACATCCCGGCGAGGAAAACCGCGTTGAGGTGACGATAGGATCGGAACACAGCGACGAGCGGCTGAAAGAATACAGCCTGATAACCACACGATACCAGAACGGAAATTCGTCAGGGACAATCGGATTGATTGGCCCGCGCCGGATGAACTACTCACGCATGATTACCGTGGTGGAATACGTTGCCCGGATTATCTCCGGCCCAACATACGACCGCTGA
- a CDS encoding nucleotide exchange factor GrpE encodes MQNEESPMNEQEREETFEGGEAAVEVFEQIAQLQQENQALREKVLRSVAEVDNVRRRSQQESQNIIQYANERLLRELLPVVDDINRSVEAGAQNKDFDSFYQGVMMVRDKVMRVLESQGVKPMNVVGIPFDLSQHEALLRQPSEAPEDTIVGEIETGYTYGDRVLRHAKVIVSAGS; translated from the coding sequence ATGCAGAACGAAGAATCACCGATGAACGAACAAGAACGCGAAGAAACCTTTGAGGGGGGGGAAGCCGCCGTAGAAGTGTTCGAGCAGATTGCCCAGTTGCAGCAGGAAAACCAAGCCCTGCGCGAGAAGGTCCTCCGCTCGGTTGCCGAGGTTGACAACGTCCGCCGCCGCAGCCAGCAGGAGTCGCAGAATATCATCCAATACGCCAACGAACGCTTGCTGCGCGAGCTGCTTCCGGTGGTGGACGACATCAACCGGTCGGTGGAAGCTGGCGCGCAAAACAAAGATTTCGACTCCTTCTACCAGGGGGTGATGATGGTGCGCGATAAGGTGATGCGGGTGCTGGAATCGCAAGGGGTGAAGCCGATGAACGTTGTGGGCATCCCCTTCGATCTTTCCCAGCACGAAGCCTTGCTTCGCCAACCAAGCGAAGCCCCCGAGGACACCATCGTTGGCGAGATCGAGACCGGCTACACCTACGGCGACCGCGTCCTTCGCCACGCCAAAGTCATTGTCTCCGCCGGAAGCTAA
- the dnaJ gene encoding molecular chaperone DnaJ: MSKRDYYEILGVSKSASESDIKSAYRKLAMQYHPDRNPDNQEAEERFKEAAEAYEVLSNTDKRARYDRFGHQGMKAGQDFHGFSNANDIFSAFGSSIFGDLFGDMMGRQRQQRRPGAGQPGSDLKIRLPLTLEEVATGVEKKIAVKKMVTCSDCSGKGTTSSSGFIDCTQCGGTGEIRQVSRSMFGQFINVQVCANCEGEGKVVRDPCKACKGDGRVQGETTEVLDIPAGVSDGNYIPLRGSGNAGRRGGPAGDLIVLIEEKPHKKFTRHGNDVLFDLTVSYPQAALGAEVEVPTLTGAAYVTIDPGTQPGTMLRMREKGIPDLENSRPGDQIVRVTIHVPTRLSEEERTLLKKLANEPNVMPPADKKGKKEKGGFFEKVKEVFT, encoded by the coding sequence ATGAGTAAACGAGATTATTACGAAATCCTTGGGGTGAGCAAATCCGCTTCGGAATCCGACATCAAGTCGGCATACCGGAAGCTGGCCATGCAATATCACCCCGACCGCAACCCCGATAACCAGGAAGCGGAGGAACGATTTAAGGAAGCCGCCGAAGCCTACGAGGTGCTTTCCAACACTGACAAGCGCGCCCGCTACGACCGCTTTGGGCACCAGGGAATGAAGGCCGGGCAGGACTTCCACGGCTTCAGCAATGCCAACGACATTTTTTCGGCGTTCGGAAGCTCAATCTTCGGCGACCTGTTTGGCGACATGATGGGCCGCCAACGCCAGCAACGCCGCCCGGGCGCGGGCCAACCAGGAAGCGACCTGAAAATCCGCCTGCCGCTGACGCTGGAGGAAGTGGCCACCGGGGTTGAGAAAAAGATCGCCGTAAAAAAAATGGTGACCTGCAGCGATTGTTCCGGCAAAGGGACCACCTCAAGCTCCGGCTTTATTGATTGCACCCAGTGCGGCGGGACCGGCGAAATCCGCCAGGTCAGCCGCTCGATGTTCGGGCAGTTTATCAACGTCCAGGTGTGCGCCAATTGCGAAGGGGAGGGGAAGGTAGTGCGGGACCCATGCAAGGCTTGCAAAGGGGATGGCCGCGTCCAAGGGGAAACAACGGAGGTGCTGGACATCCCCGCTGGCGTTAGCGATGGCAACTACATCCCGCTTCGTGGAAGCGGAAACGCAGGGCGGCGTGGCGGCCCCGCCGGGGACCTGATTGTGCTGATCGAGGAAAAACCCCACAAAAAGTTCACGCGCCACGGCAACGACGTGCTGTTTGACCTTACCGTCAGCTACCCGCAAGCAGCGCTGGGTGCCGAAGTGGAGGTCCCAACCCTGACCGGGGCCGCCTACGTGACGATTGACCCAGGAACGCAGCCCGGGACCATGCTGCGGATGCGGGAGAAAGGAATCCCCGACCTTGAGAACAGCCGCCCCGGGGACCAAATTGTTCGGGTAACTATCCACGTCCCAACACGCCTTTCGGAGGAAGAACGGACGCTGCTGAAAAAGCTGGCCAACGAACCAAACGTGATGCCGCCAGCCGACAAGAAAGGGAAGAAAGAGAAGGGGGGATTCTTCGAGAAAGTGAAGGAAGTTTTTACCTAA
- a CDS encoding ABC transporter ATP-binding protein: protein MHHLQRLIPYIRNYRGRLIAGLICITISNVFSVAIPRFIGETIDKLGNGMDSGQLGQQALIIVGLSIGSGIFLYLTRQTIIVLSRLVEYDLRNDFLKHIQTLPMDHFNNTPTGDTMALATNDISAVREFVGPALMYASNTITTLLFALTMMFILSPTITLLALLPLPLVSYTVYRLGKRTHGLSIAVQAQYADLTSNAQENLSGVRVVRAYVREKYAIGVFSAMSEEYRRKNLERVRVEQLMMPAMMVLIGLSQLIVLGVGGWEVINKNATIGEIVQFFSYISQLIWPVIAVGWITNLVQRAAASMGRLNRIFELQPEVSQAQNLAAELASSNGNNGVAQTQSQIPSQAPSASVSPSPLSTNGAKNGYSASPGSQGNGNLSSKPIAGKIEFRNVWFQYRAGLPFVLKNLSFTVQPGETLAIIGSTGAGKTTIVNLIARLYEVTKGEILIDDRPISQFSADQLRTQIGVVAQETFLFSDTIAGNIRFGRRDATEPEMVRAADIAQLTENIHRFPEGFQTVVGERGITLSGGQKQRTSIARAVLRQPQILMLDDALSAVDTETEEQILRELRQVMRARTSILIAHRISTVKEADQILVMDEGEITEQGTHEELLAVRGEYYRIYERQLLEQALESL, encoded by the coding sequence ATGCACCACCTACAACGCCTGATCCCATACATCCGCAACTACCGTGGGCGGTTGATTGCGGGGCTTATCTGCATCACCATCTCCAACGTCTTCTCGGTTGCCATTCCCCGCTTCATTGGCGAAACCATTGACAAGCTGGGCAACGGGATGGACTCCGGGCAGCTTGGCCAGCAAGCCTTGATTATTGTGGGGCTTTCCATCGGCAGCGGAATCTTCCTGTACCTTACCCGCCAGACGATCATCGTGCTGTCGCGGTTGGTGGAATATGATCTTCGGAACGATTTCCTGAAGCATATCCAAACGCTTCCGATGGACCATTTCAACAACACCCCAACCGGCGACACAATGGCCCTTGCCACCAACGACATCTCCGCCGTGCGGGAGTTCGTTGGCCCTGCGCTGATGTACGCCAGCAACACCATCACCACGCTCCTGTTCGCCCTGACGATGATGTTCATCCTTTCGCCAACGATCACCCTGCTGGCATTGCTTCCGCTTCCGTTGGTAAGCTACACCGTCTATCGCCTCGGGAAACGGACCCACGGGCTTTCCATCGCCGTGCAAGCGCAGTATGCGGACCTTACTTCCAACGCCCAGGAGAATCTTTCCGGGGTTCGGGTGGTGCGGGCCTACGTCCGCGAGAAGTACGCCATTGGGGTGTTCAGCGCGATGAGCGAGGAGTACCGCCGCAAAAACCTTGAGCGGGTCCGCGTGGAGCAATTGATGATGCCGGCAATGATGGTCCTGATTGGCCTTTCCCAACTGATTGTGCTGGGCGTTGGCGGCTGGGAGGTCATCAACAAGAATGCCACCATTGGGGAGATTGTTCAGTTCTTTTCCTACATCTCCCAGCTTATCTGGCCGGTGATTGCCGTGGGGTGGATCACCAACCTGGTGCAACGCGCCGCCGCCTCGATGGGCCGGTTGAATCGCATCTTCGAGCTTCAGCCGGAGGTTTCCCAAGCCCAGAACCTTGCTGCCGAGTTGGCAAGCAGCAATGGAAATAATGGAGTTGCGCAAACGCAATCACAGATTCCATCGCAAGCTCCATCGGCATCGGTATCGCCAAGCCCGCTCAGCACGAATGGAGCGAAGAACGGATATTCAGCATCGCCAGGAAGCCAGGGCAATGGCAACCTTTCAAGTAAGCCGATTGCTGGGAAAATTGAGTTCCGCAACGTCTGGTTCCAGTATCGTGCGGGGCTGCCGTTTGTGCTGAAGAACCTCAGTTTCACCGTGCAACCTGGCGAGACGTTAGCGATTATCGGGTCCACCGGCGCGGGGAAAACAACCATTGTGAACTTGATTGCGCGGCTGTACGAAGTCACCAAAGGGGAAATCCTGATTGACGACCGCCCAATCAGCCAATTCAGTGCCGACCAGTTGCGGACGCAGATTGGCGTGGTTGCCCAGGAGACGTTCCTGTTCAGCGACACGATAGCCGGAAATATCCGTTTTGGCCGCCGCGACGCAACCGAGCCGGAGATGGTGCGGGCCGCCGACATCGCCCAACTAACGGAGAATATCCACCGTTTCCCGGAAGGGTTCCAGACGGTTGTTGGGGAGCGGGGGATCACGTTATCGGGGGGGCAGAAGCAGCGCACCAGCATTGCCCGCGCCGTGCTTCGCCAGCCGCAAATCTTGATGCTAGACGATGCCCTTTCGGCAGTTGACACCGAGACCGAGGAGCAGATCCTGCGCGAGCTTCGCCAAGTGATGCGCGCCCGCACCTCCATCCTGATTGCCCACCGAATCAGCACCGTAAAGGAGGCCGATCAAATCTTGGTGATGGACGAAGGGGAGATCACCGAGCAAGGAACCCACGAGGAGCTTCTTGCGGTCCGTGGCGAGTACTACCGCATCTACGAACGGCAATTATTGGAGCAAGCGCTGGAGTCGTTGTAG